A section of the Burkholderia mallei ATCC 23344 genome encodes:
- the tuf gene encoding elongation factor Tu, which produces MAKEKFERTKPHVNVGTIGHVDHGKTTLTAAIATVLSAKFGGEAKKYDEIDAAPEEKARGITINTAHIEYETANRHYAHVDCPGHADYVKNMITGAAQMDGAILVCSAADGPMPQTREHILLARQVGVPYIIVFLNKCDMVDDAELLELVEMEVRELLSKYDFPGDDTPIIKGSAKLALEGDKGELGEVAIMNLADALDTYIPTPERAVDGAFLMPVEDVFSISGRGTVVTGRVERGVIKVGEEIEIVGIKATAKTTCTGVEMFRKLLDQGQAGDNVGILLRGTKREDVERGQVLAKPGSITPHTHFTAEVYVLSKDEGGRHTPFFNNYRPQFYFRTTDVTGSIELPKDKEMVMPGDNVSITVKLIAPIAMEEGLRFAIREGGRTVGAGVVAKIIE; this is translated from the coding sequence ATGGCAAAAGAGAAGTTTGAGCGGACCAAGCCGCACGTGAACGTTGGTACGATTGGTCACGTTGACCACGGCAAGACGACGCTGACGGCAGCGATCGCGACGGTGCTGTCGGCGAAGTTCGGCGGCGAAGCGAAGAAGTACGACGAAATCGACGCGGCGCCGGAAGAAAAGGCGCGCGGCATCACGATCAACACCGCGCACATCGAGTACGAAACGGCGAACCGCCACTACGCACACGTGGACTGCCCGGGCCACGCCGACTACGTGAAGAACATGATCACGGGCGCGGCGCAGATGGACGGCGCGATCCTGGTGTGCTCGGCCGCTGACGGCCCGATGCCGCAAACGCGTGAGCACATCCTGCTGGCGCGTCAGGTCGGTGTGCCGTACATCATCGTGTTCCTGAACAAGTGCGACATGGTGGACGACGCGGAGCTGCTCGAGCTGGTCGAAATGGAAGTGCGCGAACTGCTGTCGAAGTACGACTTCCCGGGCGACGACACGCCGATCATCAAGGGTTCGGCGAAGCTGGCGCTGGAAGGCGACAAGGGCGAGCTGGGCGAAGTGGCGATCATGAACCTGGCCGACGCGCTGGACACGTACATCCCGACGCCGGAGCGTGCGGTCGACGGCGCGTTCCTGATGCCGGTGGAAGACGTGTTCTCGATCTCGGGCCGTGGTACGGTGGTGACGGGTCGTGTCGAGCGCGGCGTGATCAAGGTTGGCGAGGAAATCGAAATCGTCGGTATCAAGGCGACGGCGAAGACGACCTGCACGGGCGTGGAAATGTTCCGCAAGCTGCTGGACCAGGGTCAGGCGGGCGACAACGTCGGTATCCTGCTGCGCGGCACGAAGCGTGAAGACGTGGAGCGCGGCCAGGTTCTGGCGAAGCCGGGTTCGATCACGCCGCACACGCACTTCACGGCAGAAGTGTACGTGCTGAGCAAGGACGAAGGCGGCCGCCACACGCCGTTCTTCAACAACTACCGTCCGCAGTTCTACTTCCGTACGACGGACGTGACGGGCTCGATCGAGCTGCCGAAGGACAAGGAAATGGTGATGCCGGGCGACAACGTGTCGATCACGGTGAAGCTGATCGCGCCGATCGCGATGGAAGAAGGTCTGCGCTTCGCGATCCGCGAAGGCGGTCGCACCGTCGGCGCCGGCGTCGTCGCCAAGATCATCGAGTAA
- the fusA gene encoding elongation factor G, translated as MARKTPIERYRNIGISAHIDAGKTTTTERILFYTGVNHKIGEVHDGAATMDWMEQEQERGITITSAATTAFWKGMGNNYPEHRINIIDTPGHVDFTIEVERSMRVLDGACMVYCAVGGVQPQSETVWRQANKYKVPRLAFVNKMDRTGANFFKVYDQLKLRLKANPVPVVVPIGAEENFKGVVDLLKMKAIIWDEASQGTKFDYVDIPAELADTCQEWREKMVEAAAEASEDLMNKYLEEGDLPEADIVKALRDRTIACEIQPMLCGTAFKNKGVQRMLDAVIDFLPSPVDIPPVKGELESGEAAERQASDEEKFSSLAFKIMTDPFVGQLIFFRVYSGVVNSGDTLLNSTKGKKERLGRILQMHANQREEIKEVRAGDIAAAVGLKEATTGDTLCDPAHPIVLERMVFPEPVISQAVEPKTKADQEKMGLALNRLAQEDPSFRVQTDEESGQTIISGMGELHLEILVDRMKREFGVEATVGKPQVAYRETIRSTAKDVDGKFVKQSGGRGQYGHAVITLEPNEQGKGYEFFDEIKGGVIPREYIPAVDKGIQDTLKSGVLAGFPVVDVKVHLTFGSYHDVDSNENAFRMAGSMAFKEAMRRANPVVLEPMMAVEVETPEDYMGNVMGDLSGRRGIVQGMEDMVGGGKIVRAEVPLSEMFGYSTSLRSLTQGRATYTMEFKHYAEAPKNVADAIISAKSK; from the coding sequence GTGGCTCGTAAGACTCCTATCGAGCGCTACCGCAACATCGGTATTAGCGCTCACATCGACGCCGGCAAGACGACGACGACCGAGCGCATTCTGTTTTACACCGGCGTGAACCACAAGATCGGTGAAGTTCACGACGGCGCAGCGACGATGGACTGGATGGAGCAGGAACAGGAGCGTGGCATCACGATCACGTCCGCTGCTACCACGGCGTTCTGGAAGGGTATGGGCAACAACTACCCGGAACACCGCATCAACATCATCGATACCCCGGGCCACGTCGACTTCACGATCGAAGTGGAGCGTTCGATGCGCGTGCTCGACGGCGCGTGCATGGTGTACTGCGCAGTGGGCGGCGTGCAGCCGCAGTCGGAAACGGTGTGGCGTCAGGCGAACAAGTACAAGGTACCGCGTCTCGCGTTCGTCAACAAGATGGACCGTACCGGCGCGAACTTCTTCAAGGTCTACGATCAGCTCAAGCTGCGCCTGAAGGCGAACCCGGTGCCCGTCGTGGTGCCGATCGGCGCGGAAGAGAACTTCAAGGGCGTGGTCGACCTGCTGAAGATGAAGGCGATCATTTGGGACGAAGCGTCGCAAGGCACGAAGTTCGACTACGTCGACATTCCGGCCGAGCTCGCCGACACCTGCCAGGAATGGCGTGAAAAGATGGTCGAAGCGGCTGCGGAAGCCAGCGAAGACCTGATGAACAAGTACCTGGAAGAAGGCGATCTGCCGGAAGCCGACATCGTCAAGGCGCTGCGCGACCGTACGATCGCGTGCGAAATCCAGCCGATGCTGTGCGGCACCGCGTTCAAGAACAAGGGCGTGCAGCGCATGCTCGACGCCGTGATCGATTTCCTGCCGTCGCCGGTCGACATTCCGCCGGTCAAGGGCGAGCTCGAAAGCGGCGAAGCGGCCGAGCGCCAGGCTTCCGACGAAGAGAAGTTCTCGTCGCTCGCGTTCAAGATCATGACCGACCCGTTCGTCGGCCAGTTGATCTTCTTCCGCGTGTATTCGGGCGTCGTGAATTCGGGTGACACGCTGCTGAACTCGACCAAGGGCAAGAAAGAGCGCCTCGGCCGTATTCTGCAGATGCACGCGAACCAGCGTGAGGAAATCAAGGAAGTTCGCGCGGGCGACATCGCCGCGGCGGTCGGCCTGAAGGAAGCGACCACGGGCGACACGCTGTGCGATCCGGCGCATCCGATCGTGCTCGAGCGCATGGTGTTCCCGGAGCCGGTGATCTCGCAGGCCGTCGAGCCGAAGACGAAGGCCGACCAGGAGAAGATGGGCCTCGCGCTGAACCGTCTCGCGCAGGAAGATCCGTCGTTCCGCGTGCAGACCGACGAAGAATCGGGCCAGACGATCATTTCGGGCATGGGCGAGCTCCACCTCGAAATTCTGGTCGACCGGATGAAGCGTGAATTCGGCGTGGAAGCGACCGTCGGCAAGCCGCAGGTCGCGTACCGCGAAACGATCCGCTCGACGGCGAAGGACGTCGATGGCAAGTTCGTCAAGCAGTCGGGCGGTCGCGGCCAGTACGGTCACGCGGTCATCACGCTCGAGCCGAACGAGCAGGGCAAGGGCTACGAGTTCTTCGACGAGATCAAGGGCGGTGTGATTCCGCGCGAATACATCCCGGCCGTCGACAAGGGCATCCAGGACACGCTGAAGTCGGGCGTGCTGGCGGGCTTCCCGGTCGTCGACGTGAAGGTGCACCTGACGTTCGGTTCGTACCACGACGTCGACTCGAACGAAAACGCGTTCCGCATGGCCGGTTCGATGGCGTTCAAGGAGGCGATGCGCCGTGCGAACCCGGTGGTGCTGGAGCCGATGATGGCGGTCGAAGTCGAAACGCCGGAAGACTACATGGGCAACGTGATGGGCGACCTGTCGGGCCGTCGCGGCATCGTCCAGGGCATGGAAGACATGGTCGGCGGCGGCAAGATCGTTCGCGCCGAAGTGCCGCTGTCGGAAATGTTCGGCTACTCGACGTCGCTGCGCTCGCTGACGCAAGGCCGTGCAACGTACACGATGGAGTTCAAGCACTACGCTGAAGCTCCGAAGAACGTTGCCGATGCGATCATCAGCGCGAAGTCGAAGTAA
- the rpsG gene encoding 30S ribosomal protein S7 yields MPRRREVPKREVLPDPKYGNVDVAKFMNMLMLSGKKSVAERIVYGAFEQIQTKGGKDPLEVFTVALNNVKPVVEVKSRRVGGANYQVPVEVRPSRRMALAMRWLREAAKKRSEKSMALRLAGELSEAAEGRGGAMKKRDEVHRMAEANRAFSHFRF; encoded by the coding sequence ATGCCGCGTCGTCGCGAAGTCCCCAAGCGGGAAGTGTTGCCGGATCCGAAATACGGCAACGTGGATGTAGCCAAGTTCATGAACATGCTGATGCTGTCCGGCAAGAAGTCGGTGGCTGAGCGCATCGTTTATGGCGCATTCGAACAAATCCAGACCAAGGGTGGCAAGGACCCGCTGGAAGTGTTCACGGTCGCGCTGAACAACGTGAAGCCGGTGGTCGAAGTGAAGAGCCGTCGCGTTGGTGGTGCGAACTATCAGGTTCCGGTCGAAGTGCGCCCGTCGCGTCGTATGGCATTGGCGATGCGCTGGTTGCGCGAGGCTGCGAAGAAGCGTAGCGAGAAGTCGATGGCTCTGCGCCTTGCAGGTGAACTCTCCGAGGCGGCTGAAGGCCGCGGCGGCGCGATGAAGAAGCGCGACGAAGTTCACCGGATGGCGGAAGCCAACCGTGCGTTCTCGCACTTCCGTTTCTAA
- the rpsL gene encoding 30S ribosomal protein S12: MPTINQLVRKGRASETTKSKSPALQDCPQRRGVCTRVYTTTPKKPNSALRKVAKVRLTNGFEVISYIGGEGHNLQEHSVVLIRGGRVKDLPGVRYHMVRGSLDTQGVKDRRQARSKYGAKRAKAAK; the protein is encoded by the coding sequence ATGCCAACCATCAATCAACTGGTTCGCAAAGGCCGTGCGTCGGAAACGACGAAGAGCAAGAGCCCGGCCTTGCAGGACTGCCCCCAGCGTCGCGGCGTGTGCACCCGTGTGTACACGACGACGCCGAAGAAGCCGAACTCGGCACTCCGTAAGGTCGCCAAGGTTCGTCTGACGAATGGCTTCGAAGTGATTTCGTACATCGGCGGTGAAGGCCACAACCTGCAGGAGCACTCGGTTGTGCTGATCCGCGGCGGCCGTGTGAAGGACTTGCCGGGTGTGCGTTACCACATGGTTCGCGGCTCGCTGGATACGCAGGGCGTCAAGGACCGTAGGCAGGCTCGCTCGAAGTACGGCGCGAAGCGTGCGAAGGCGGCGAAGTAA
- the recQ gene encoding DNA helicase RecQ: MSRSLEILNEVFGYPAFRGQQGEIVEHVAAGGDCLVLMPTGGGKSLCYQIPALVRSEAGRGAGIVVSPLIALMQDQVAALSEVGVRAAYLNSTLSGAEAAATERALRDGDIDLLYVAPERLMTPRFLDLLERARIGLFAIDEAHCVSQWGHDFRPEYIQLSVLHERFPDVPRIALTATADAITRDEIVQRLALDDARIFVSSFDRPNIRYRIVEKDNARSQLLDFIRAEHTNADGTTDAGVVYCLSRRKVEETAEWLKAQGVRALPYHAGMEFEIRQKHQEMFQREEGVVMCATIAFGMGIDKPDVRFVAHLDLPKSVEGYYQETGRAGRDGLPANAWMAYGLGDVVQQRKMIDESEADDTHKRVQTSKLDALLGLCETASCRRVRLLAYFGETSGPCGNCDTCLEPPATWDATREAQMALSCVFRAQRASGFNFGASHLIEVLRGARTEKVQQRGHDSLSTFGIGAELSEAEWRAIFRQLVAFGYLAVDHGGFGALVLTEASKPVLKGEEKVTLRRYVKPARTRQSSGRSGARVDPTAGMSARERACWERLRAWRAETAKSDGVPAYVIFHDATLAEIARNAPESIDDLRHIPGIGARKLDRFGDEILEVVESA; the protein is encoded by the coding sequence ATGTCCCGTTCGCTCGAAATTCTCAACGAAGTCTTCGGCTATCCCGCCTTCCGAGGTCAACAGGGCGAGATCGTCGAGCACGTTGCGGCGGGCGGCGACTGTCTCGTGCTGATGCCCACGGGCGGCGGCAAGTCGCTCTGCTACCAGATTCCGGCGCTCGTGCGCAGCGAAGCGGGCCGCGGCGCGGGCATCGTCGTGTCGCCGCTCATCGCGCTGATGCAGGATCAGGTCGCCGCATTGTCCGAGGTCGGCGTGCGCGCCGCGTATCTGAACTCGACGCTGTCGGGGGCCGAGGCGGCCGCGACCGAACGCGCGCTGCGCGACGGCGACATCGATCTGCTCTACGTCGCGCCCGAGCGGCTGATGACGCCGCGCTTCCTCGATCTGCTCGAGCGCGCGCGCATCGGGCTTTTCGCGATCGACGAGGCGCACTGCGTATCGCAGTGGGGGCACGATTTCCGGCCCGAGTACATTCAGCTGTCGGTGCTGCACGAGCGCTTTCCGGACGTGCCGCGGATCGCGCTGACCGCGACCGCCGATGCGATCACCCGCGACGAGATCGTGCAGCGTCTGGCGCTCGACGACGCGCGAATCTTCGTGTCGAGCTTCGACCGGCCGAACATCCGCTACCGGATCGTCGAAAAGGACAACGCGCGCTCGCAGTTGCTCGACTTCATTCGCGCCGAGCATACGAACGCCGACGGTACGACCGACGCCGGCGTCGTGTACTGCCTGTCGCGCCGCAAGGTCGAGGAGACGGCCGAATGGCTGAAGGCGCAAGGGGTTCGTGCGCTGCCGTATCACGCGGGAATGGAGTTCGAGATCCGGCAGAAGCACCAGGAGATGTTCCAGCGCGAGGAAGGGGTCGTGATGTGCGCGACGATCGCGTTCGGCATGGGCATCGACAAGCCGGACGTGCGCTTCGTCGCACACCTGGATCTGCCGAAGAGCGTCGAAGGCTATTACCAGGAGACCGGACGCGCGGGGCGCGACGGCCTGCCGGCGAACGCATGGATGGCGTACGGGCTCGGCGACGTCGTTCAGCAGCGCAAGATGATCGACGAATCGGAAGCCGACGACACGCACAAGCGTGTCCAGACGTCGAAGCTCGACGCGCTGCTCGGGCTGTGCGAGACGGCATCGTGCCGCCGCGTGCGGCTCCTCGCGTATTTCGGCGAGACGAGCGGCCCGTGCGGCAACTGCGACACCTGCCTCGAGCCGCCGGCGACATGGGACGCGACGCGCGAAGCGCAGATGGCGCTGTCGTGCGTATTCCGCGCGCAGCGCGCAAGCGGCTTCAATTTCGGCGCGAGCCATCTGATCGAAGTGCTGCGCGGTGCGCGGACCGAGAAGGTCCAGCAACGCGGCCACGACAGTCTCAGCACGTTCGGCATCGGCGCCGAGTTGTCCGAAGCCGAATGGCGCGCGATCTTCCGGCAGCTCGTCGCGTTCGGCTATCTCGCCGTCGACCACGGCGGCTTCGGCGCGCTCGTGCTGACGGAGGCGAGCAAGCCGGTGCTCAAGGGCGAGGAGAAGGTCACGCTGCGCCGCTACGTGAAGCCGGCGCGCACACGGCAGTCCTCCGGCCGCAGCGGCGCGCGCGTCGATCCGACGGCCGGCATGAGCGCGCGCGAGCGCGCGTGCTGGGAGCGCCTGCGCGCGTGGCGCGCGGAAACGGCGAAGAGCGACGGCGTGCCTGCGTACGTGATCTTCCACGACGCGACGCTCGCGGAGATCGCGCGCAACGCGCCCGAATCGATCGACGATCTGCGCCATATCCCCGGAATCGGCGCGCGCAAGCTCGATCGCTTCGGCGACGAGATTCTCGAGGTCGTCGAGTCGGCCTGA
- a CDS encoding ISL3-like element ISBma1 family transposase produces the protein MLDRKALQALGCWTGYRLERVEWPQGDSRTLSLYLKPVSQIMYCEQCGARCQQIHETTVRRVRDLPLFEYRVVLHVPRRRVWCERCGAARLEKLDWLGRYQRVTQRFAKACEKLLQAASVQAVAAFYELGWHTVKSIDKMRLRARVAEPDWSTIRYLAMDEFALHKGHRYATVVVDPIGRQVLWVGPGRSRETARAFFEQLPEGVAERIEAVAIDMTTAYELEIKEQCPQAEIVFDLYHVVAKYGREVIDRVRVDQANQLRHDKPARKVLKPSRWLLLRNRHNLKPEQAVHLKELLAANQSLLCVYVLRDELKRLWFYRKPACAEKAWGQWFEQAQQSGIAALQKFAQRLQGYWHGIVARCRHPLNTSVVEGINNTIKVIKRRAYGYRDEQYFFLKIRAAFPGIPR, from the coding sequence TTGCTCGATCGCAAGGCACTTCAGGCACTAGGTTGCTGGACAGGCTATCGGCTGGAGCGGGTGGAGTGGCCGCAGGGCGATAGCCGCACGCTGTCGCTCTACCTGAAGCCGGTCAGTCAGATCATGTACTGCGAGCAATGCGGTGCGCGTTGCCAGCAGATTCATGAAACGACCGTACGGCGGGTACGTGATCTGCCGTTGTTCGAGTACCGGGTGGTGCTGCACGTGCCTCGACGCCGAGTCTGGTGCGAACGCTGCGGCGCAGCGCGGCTGGAGAAGCTGGACTGGCTGGGCCGCTACCAGCGGGTGACGCAGCGGTTTGCCAAGGCCTGCGAGAAGTTGCTGCAGGCCGCCAGCGTACAGGCCGTGGCGGCCTTCTACGAACTGGGCTGGCACACGGTCAAATCGATCGACAAGATGCGCTTGCGCGCGCGCGTGGCCGAACCGGACTGGTCGACGATCCGTTATCTGGCGATGGACGAGTTCGCGCTCCATAAAGGCCATCGCTACGCCACGGTGGTGGTTGATCCGATCGGCCGACAGGTCCTCTGGGTTGGGCCCGGACGGTCACGCGAGACGGCGCGCGCCTTCTTCGAACAACTCCCCGAAGGCGTGGCCGAGCGCATCGAAGCGGTCGCAATCGACATGACCACGGCCTATGAGCTGGAGATCAAGGAACAGTGCCCGCAGGCGGAAATCGTCTTTGACCTGTACCACGTCGTGGCCAAGTACGGTCGCGAGGTGATCGATCGGGTACGGGTGGATCAGGCCAACCAACTGCGACATGACAAGCCGGCCCGCAAGGTTCTGAAGCCCAGTCGCTGGTTGCTGCTGCGCAACCGTCATAACCTGAAGCCAGAACAGGCCGTGCATCTGAAGGAACTGCTGGCGGCCAATCAGTCGCTGTTATGCGTCTATGTGCTGCGCGACGAGCTCAAACGGCTCTGGTTCTACCGCAAGCCGGCCTGCGCGGAAAAGGCTTGGGGGCAATGGTTCGAACAGGCTCAGCAAAGCGGGATCGCCGCCTTGCAAAAGTTCGCCCAGCGCTTGCAGGGTTACTGGCACGGAATCGTGGCCCGCTGCCGCCATCCGCTCAATACCAGCGTCGTCGAAGGCATCAACAACACGATCAAGGTCATCAAGCGCCGCGCTTACGGGTACCGCGACGAGCAATACTTCTTCCTCAAGATCCGCGCCGCGTTCCCCGGGATTCCGCGATGA